Proteins from one Vicinamibacteria bacterium genomic window:
- a CDS encoding VOC family protein: MSIAIHHLGIVSSHSSRSINFYRRLLDGKTKAMAGHTAVTAGDVCIAIVPRRDGDPGRYPFGLHMAFRVPASERAELLTRLAEIGADFEDVRGRVYTRDPDGLTLELVFEPG; this comes from the coding sequence ATGAGCATCGCCATCCATCACCTGGGGATCGTCTCGAGTCATTCATCCCGCAGCATAAACTTTTACCGCCGACTGCTCGATGGCAAAACGAAGGCGATGGCAGGTCACACGGCCGTCACGGCCGGTGATGTTTGCATCGCGATCGTCCCGCGCCGGGACGGGGATCCTGGGCGCTACCCATTCGGTCTTCACATGGCGTTCCGCGTGCCGGCCAGCGAGCGAGCGGAGTTGCTGACTCGTCTCGCCGAGATCGGCGCGGACTTCGAGGACGTGCGCGGGCGAGTCTATACCCGGGACCCCGACGGGCTTACTCTCGAGCTCGTGTTCGAACCGGGTTAG